The proteins below are encoded in one region of Bacillus vallismortis:
- the conQ gene encoding coupling conjugation protein ConQ has product MSDFLNKRFWKYRGKRIRPYMRNNVKLAGAIIFVPVFLLSMLIFWREQLVHFDLNRVIKHFEWNVPLIIKSVLGSLLIAVGSIVASYFLFFDSYKKILHRQKLAKMIFSNKFYERDNVKVRKLFSNETDTREKITYFPRMYYQVKNNHIYIRIAMDMSRFQNRFLDLGKDLENGLFCDLVDKQMEEGFVCFKLLYDVKKNRISIDDAVAENGVLPLMKHISWQFDKLPHMLISGGTGGGKTYFMLTIIKACVGLGADVRILDPKNADLADLEEVLPKKVYSQKNGILMCLRKSVDGMMERMDEMKQMPNYKTGENYAYLGLKPVFIFFDEYVAFMDFLDMKERNETLSYMKQLVMLGRQAGYFLVLGAQRPDAKYLADGIRDQFSFRVSLGLMSETGYGMMFGDVDKAFVNKKETGRGYANVGTGSVLEFYSPIVPKGYDFMSSIKNALVGVEGAQATAVASGSVSDQTASGEGVSEANG; this is encoded by the coding sequence ATGAGTGATTTCTTAAACAAAAGATTTTGGAAATACAGGGGCAAACGAATCCGCCCGTACATGAGAAATAACGTAAAATTAGCAGGCGCAATTATCTTTGTGCCTGTTTTTTTATTGTCTATGTTGATCTTTTGGAGAGAACAACTGGTTCATTTTGATCTTAACCGTGTTATAAAACATTTTGAGTGGAATGTACCTTTAATCATTAAAAGTGTTTTAGGCTCTCTGTTAATTGCTGTTGGAAGTATAGTTGCATCTTACTTTCTTTTCTTTGACAGCTATAAGAAAATCCTTCACAGGCAAAAGCTTGCAAAAATGATTTTCTCGAATAAGTTTTACGAAAGAGATAATGTGAAAGTAAGAAAACTCTTTTCGAATGAAACTGACACAAGAGAAAAGATCACATACTTTCCTAGAATGTATTACCAGGTTAAAAACAATCACATTTATATTCGTATTGCTATGGACATGAGCCGTTTTCAGAATCGCTTCCTAGACTTAGGAAAGGATTTGGAAAACGGCTTATTTTGTGACTTGGTTGATAAGCAAATGGAAGAAGGTTTTGTTTGCTTTAAGCTTCTTTATGATGTGAAAAAGAATCGTATTTCCATTGATGATGCAGTAGCTGAGAATGGAGTCCTTCCGTTAATGAAGCATATTTCATGGCAATTTGATAAGTTGCCGCACATGTTAATTTCTGGCGGTACAGGTGGAGGAAAAACATATTTCATGCTAACGATTATCAAGGCGTGTGTTGGACTTGGGGCAGATGTAAGAATATTGGACCCTAAGAATGCAGATTTAGCAGACTTGGAAGAAGTGCTTCCGAAAAAGGTATATTCCCAAAAGAACGGCATTCTCATGTGCCTAAGAAAGTCTGTAGATGGCATGATGGAACGAATGGATGAAATGAAACAGATGCCCAACTATAAGACAGGTGAAAACTATGCCTATTTAGGCTTAAAGCCTGTGTTTATCTTCTTTGATGAATATGTGGCGTTTATGGATTTTTTAGATATGAAAGAAAGAAATGAAACCCTTTCTTACATGAAACAGTTGGTCATGTTGGGAAGACAGGCGGGATATTTTCTTGTTTTGGGGGCACAACGTCCAGATGCAAAATATTTGGCTGATGGTATTCGTGATCAGTTTAGCTTCCGTGTGTCATTAGGTTTAATGTCCGAGACTGGATACGGAATGATGTTTGGCGATGTTGATAAGGCATTTGTTAATAAAAAAGAAACTGGACGAGGCTATGCCAATGTTGGCACAGGTTCAGTGTTGGAATTTTACAGCCCTATCGTGCCCAAAGGATATGATTTTATGTCATCTATTAAAAATGCGCTGGTTGGAGTCGAGGGAGCGCAGGCGACGGCAGTCGCCAGCGGCAGCGTAAGCGACCAGACGGCCAGCGGCGAAGGAGTGAGCGAAGCGAATGGATGA
- the nicK gene encoding DNA relaxase NicK codes for MDELKQPPHANRGVVIVKEENETVESPLVSMVDYIRVSFKTHDVDRIIEGVLHLSKDFMTEKTSGFYGYVGTYELDYIKVFYSAPDDNRGVLIEMSGQGCRQFESFLECRKKTWYDFFQDCMAQGGSFTRFDLAIDDKKTYFSIPELLKKAQKGECISRFRKSDFNGSFDLSDGVTGGTTIYFGSKKSEAYLCFYEKNYEQAEKYNIPLEELGDWNRYELRLKNERAQVAIDALLKTKDLTLIAMQIINNYVRFVDADENITREHWKTSLFWSEFIGDVGRLHLYVKPQKDFYQKSRNWLRNSCAPTMKMVLEADQHLGKTDLSDMIVEAELAEKHQKMLNVFIADVADMVV; via the coding sequence ATGGATGAGCTAAAACAACCCCCCCACGCTAACAGGGGGGTAGTAATCGTAAAAGAAGAAAATGAAACCGTTGAAAGTCCTTTAGTATCAATGGTTGACTACATTCGAGTCTCTTTTAAAACTCATGATGTTGACCGAATTATCGAAGGAGTTCTTCACCTTAGCAAAGACTTTATGACGGAAAAAACATCTGGCTTTTATGGCTACGTTGGCACGTACGAACTGGACTATATCAAAGTCTTTTATTCTGCACCAGACGATAACAGAGGTGTTTTGATAGAAATGTCCGGTCAAGGTTGCCGTCAATTTGAATCCTTCTTGGAGTGCCGGAAGAAAACATGGTACGACTTCTTTCAAGACTGCATGGCACAAGGCGGTTCATTTACTCGCTTTGATTTGGCGATTGATGACAAAAAGACATACTTTTCTATACCGGAATTGTTGAAAAAAGCCCAAAAGGGCGAATGTATTTCACGCTTTAGAAAATCCGATTTCAATGGCTCCTTTGATCTATCTGATGGTGTTACAGGCGGAACGACAATATATTTCGGTTCTAAAAAGTCAGAAGCGTATCTTTGCTTTTACGAAAAAAACTATGAACAAGCAGAAAAGTATAACATTCCGTTAGAAGAACTAGGCGATTGGAATCGTTATGAACTGCGGCTTAAAAATGAACGCGCACAAGTAGCTATAGATGCTTTATTGAAAACAAAGGATTTAACTTTAATCGCTATGCAGATCATTAATAACTATGTAAGGTTCGTTGATGCTGATGAAAACATCACTAGAGAGCATTGGAAAACGAGCCTTTTTTGGTCTGAATTTATAGGGGATGTTGGAAGGCTTCATTTGTACGTAAAACCACAAAAAGACTTCTATCAAAAATCAAGAAACTGGCTTCGTAACTCTTGCGCCCCCACTATGAAAATGGTACTGGAAGCTGATCAGCACTTAGGGAAAACTGATCTGTCAGATATGATCGTAGAAGCTGAACTGGCAGAAAAACATCAAAAAATGTTGAATGTGTTTATAGCTGATGTCGCTGACATGGTGGTTTAA